In the Desulforhopalus sp. genome, one interval contains:
- a CDS encoding SH3 domain-containing protein, which yields MERHRSPPDRVYVSSRRDHRDYRDRRDYRHRPDYYRHRPHGSVHHSLPAGFFALSVAGAAFFYHSGLYYRQTPAGYVVVQAPFGARVRVLPEECSDLYVDGRRYYDCDEVFYEPDGDEYIVIERPSGFRIIAEVGDEVRVRAEYLNIRSGPGTRHRSIGKLYRGDVIEVSGVDGEWYYVRLANGQYGWIMRDYTRIYRTRHDVKG from the coding sequence GTGGAAAGGCACAGATCTCCTCCGGACCGGGTCTACGTTTCAAGCAGGCGTGATCACCGCGACTATCGCGATCGCCGGGATTACCGCCATAGACCGGATTATTACCGCCACCGGCCGCATGGCAGCGTTCACCACAGTCTCCCTGCCGGATTCTTTGCCCTGTCGGTGGCCGGGGCGGCGTTTTTCTACCATTCGGGTCTCTATTACCGGCAAACCCCGGCCGGCTATGTGGTGGTACAGGCGCCGTTCGGCGCCCGGGTACGGGTCTTGCCGGAGGAATGCTCGGATCTTTATGTTGACGGCCGGCGTTACTACGATTGCGATGAGGTTTTTTACGAGCCGGATGGCGATGAATATATCGTCATTGAAAGACCGTCCGGTTTTCGGATAATCGCCGAGGTTGGTGACGAGGTCCGGGTTAGAGCTGAATATCTCAACATCCGCTCGGGGCCGGGCACGCGTCACCGGTCGATTGGCAAGCTGTATCGCGGCGATGTGATCGAAGTGAGCGGCGTTGATGGGGAATGGTACTACGTGCGGCTTGCCAATGGTCAATACGGGTGGATCATGCGGGACTATACCCGCATATATCGAACCCGGCACGACGTGAAGGGGTGA
- a CDS encoding FAD-binding protein, producing MDATIITELEAIVGAENVSTSATDKITHSYDATQQRYLPDAVVYATTTEEVAKVVKLANLARIPVLPRGAGSGFTGGTLPVRGGIVLVLTRMTKILEIDTENLTAEVEPGVITAELQRQVEKLGLFYPPDPASKEFSTLGGNVAECAGGPRCVKYGVTKDYVMGLEVVMPTGEIIRTGGKTLKNVVGYDLTKLFVGSEGTLGIVTRIILKLLPKPAAKKTMLVQFETIEGAAKAVAAIIGAKIIPTTLEFLDAATINCIRHTSPIPLPEDCRAILIIEVDGDAASLDPQIDRIQELVRPLGVLAVKVAASHEESEEIWQVRRNVSPSLRRVNPDKFNEDIVVPRSKVPDMIRALERISTEYDVPIVNFGHAGDGNIHVNIMVDLREHGMAEKVDKVLDEVFQAAINLRGSISGEHGIGTAKAKYLAMELDPATIAAMRLIKEAFDPNNILNPGKIFTDNPCQIPATTGTI from the coding sequence ATGGACGCAACGATTATCACCGAACTCGAAGCAATTGTCGGCGCCGAAAACGTCTCCACCTCCGCCACCGACAAGATTACCCATTCTTATGACGCTACCCAGCAGAGGTATTTGCCGGATGCGGTGGTCTACGCGACAACCACCGAAGAGGTTGCCAAAGTGGTCAAACTTGCCAATCTCGCCAGGATTCCGGTTCTGCCTCGCGGCGCCGGCAGTGGTTTTACCGGCGGCACCCTGCCGGTACGGGGAGGGATCGTCCTGGTGCTGACCAGGATGACCAAAATTCTTGAAATTGATACAGAGAATCTGACAGCGGAGGTCGAGCCGGGGGTGATTACCGCCGAACTGCAGCGCCAGGTGGAAAAACTCGGTCTGTTCTACCCTCCCGACCCGGCCTCGAAAGAGTTCAGTACCTTGGGCGGTAATGTCGCTGAATGCGCCGGTGGGCCGCGCTGTGTAAAATACGGGGTGACCAAGGATTATGTCATGGGCCTGGAGGTGGTCATGCCCACCGGCGAGATCATCCGCACCGGTGGCAAGACCCTGAAAAACGTCGTCGGTTACGATCTCACCAAGCTCTTTGTCGGCTCTGAGGGCACGCTTGGCATTGTAACCAGGATCATCCTCAAACTCCTGCCGAAACCGGCGGCCAAGAAGACCATGCTGGTGCAGTTTGAGACCATCGAGGGGGCGGCCAAAGCGGTGGCGGCGATCATCGGCGCCAAGATCATCCCCACCACCCTCGAATTCCTCGACGCCGCCACCATCAATTGTATCCGCCATACCAGCCCAATCCCCCTGCCCGAGGACTGTCGGGCCATTCTGATCATTGAGGTCGACGGTGATGCGGCATCGCTTGATCCGCAGATCGACCGGATACAGGAGCTGGTACGGCCCCTTGGCGTTCTGGCGGTCAAGGTTGCCGCAAGTCATGAAGAATCGGAGGAGATCTGGCAGGTGCGGCGCAATGTCAGCCCAAGTCTGCGCAGGGTTAATCCCGACAAGTTCAACGAGGATATCGTTGTGCCGCGCTCCAAGGTACCCGATATGATCCGCGCCCTGGAGAGGATTTCCACCGAATACGATGTGCCCATCGTCAACTTCGGCCATGCCGGAGACGGCAATATTCACGTCAACATCATGGTCGACCTACGGGAGCACGGCATGGCCGAAAAGGTCGACAAGGTGCTTGACGAGGTCTTCCAGGCCGCCATCAATCTGCGCGGCTCGATTTCCGGGGAACACGGTATCGGCACCGCCAAGGCCAAGTATCTGGCCATGGAGCTTGATCCGGCGACCATCGCCGCCATGCGGCTGATTAAAGAGGCCTTCGATCCCAACAATATCCTCAATCCTGGCAAAATCTTTACCGATAACCCATGCCAAATTCCGGCCACGACCGGCACGATCTAA
- a CDS encoding (Fe-S)-binding protein, translating into MSKNKKLQDFSKVIGECVKCGICQAHCPTYLVGRREGAVARGKIALAAALLSGQADLEKRLQEDISMCLMCGSCVDKCPNKVPTHEIVGAIRRQITDDQGLSLIGKGISTLLGSKALMNGLSKGGALLSPMLLKKVPASSGLRLRFPAPGMVDRTVPKIAFRNLFDRLPEFTPGRPDMPVVGFFAGCSITYAYPEIGEHMVAILNRLGYSVYLPRAQRCCGIPALSSGNGKLVEELAERNVAAFQGREVQHIITACGSCNGGIGEHYKTMQGDFADFTGKVVDFSVFLQDAGLFEELAAMEKWPRRTRVTYHDPCHLKVQGITKEPRRLLAALPNVDFVEMAGASACCGLGGTFSVYHYQCSRDIGARKIPGLLDSGASLVATACPGCIMQLQDTINHAGLPVRAVHVLELLAAALGTKES; encoded by the coding sequence ATGAGCAAGAATAAAAAATTACAGGACTTCAGCAAGGTTATCGGCGAATGCGTCAAATGCGGGATATGCCAGGCCCACTGCCCGACCTATCTCGTCGGCCGACGGGAAGGGGCGGTCGCCAGGGGCAAGATCGCCCTGGCCGCGGCCCTTCTGAGCGGTCAGGCGGATCTGGAAAAGCGGCTGCAGGAGGATATCTCCATGTGCCTGATGTGCGGCTCCTGCGTTGATAAATGCCCGAATAAGGTACCGACCCATGAGATCGTCGGGGCGATCCGCCGGCAGATCACCGACGATCAAGGCTTGTCCCTGATCGGTAAGGGCATTTCCACCCTTCTCGGTTCGAAGGCGCTGATGAACGGTCTCAGTAAGGGCGGGGCGCTGCTGTCGCCGATGCTGTTGAAAAAGGTGCCGGCATCAAGCGGCCTGCGCCTGCGTTTCCCGGCCCCGGGCATGGTGGACCGGACCGTGCCGAAGATCGCCTTCAGAAACCTCTTTGACCGGCTGCCGGAGTTTACCCCGGGGCGGCCTGATATGCCGGTGGTTGGCTTCTTCGCCGGCTGCTCGATCACCTATGCCTATCCGGAGATCGGCGAACATATGGTGGCCATCCTCAACCGCCTGGGATACTCGGTCTATTTGCCGAGGGCACAACGCTGCTGCGGTATCCCGGCCCTGTCCTCGGGCAATGGCAAGCTTGTCGAGGAGCTGGCCGAAAGAAATGTCGCTGCCTTTCAGGGCCGGGAGGTGCAGCACATCATCACCGCCTGCGGCTCCTGTAACGGCGGTATCGGCGAACACTACAAAACGATGCAGGGGGACTTTGCCGATTTTACCGGCAAGGTGGTTGATTTCAGTGTCTTCCTGCAGGATGCCGGATTGTTCGAGGAGCTGGCGGCGATGGAGAAATGGCCTCGGCGAACGCGGGTCACCTATCACGATCCCTGCCATTTGAAGGTCCAGGGGATAACAAAGGAGCCACGCCGCCTGCTTGCGGCCCTGCCCAATGTCGATTTTGTGGAGATGGCCGGGGCTTCTGCCTGCTGCGGCCTGGGTGGGACCTTTTCGGTATACCACTATCAGTGCAGCAGGGATATCGGGGCCAGGAAGATTCCGGGCCTCTTGGACAGCGGCGCCAGCCTTGTTGCCACCGCCTGCCCCGGCTGCATCATGCAGCTGCAGGACACCATCAATCACGCCGGATTGCCGGTCAGGGCAGTGCACGTCCTGGAATTATTGGCAGCGGCACTTGGAACGAAGGAATCGTAA
- a CDS encoding response regulator encodes MNDPRPLILIVDDNATNIDLLVNTLKSDYRLGIAKRGAAALEYCDKYLPHLILLDIMMPEMDGYEVCTRLKNNPRTEDIPVIFITAMSETVNKTQGFCLGAVDYITKPFHAAEVKARVQAHLAMALMKEQLRSQNALLEQKVAEKTVELRNMLQGIISSMALMVEIRDPYTSGHQQRVAQLACAIAAKMGLPADKIEGLRIAALLHDVGKIRIPVSILNRTGQLLDAELEVIKIHPQISYDILKNIPFPWPCARMVLEHHERLDGKGYPHGLSSDEILLESKILTVADVAEAKSSFRPYRPALGVEAALTELRQHRGSLYDSTAVDACLELYAEGPFQFDLPQQEVIRRCSTLPHHPGDLDCN; translated from the coding sequence ATGAACGATCCGCGACCACTCATCCTCATTGTCGACGATAATGCCACCAATATCGACCTGCTGGTGAATACCTTGAAGTCGGACTATCGCCTGGGTATTGCTAAAAGAGGCGCGGCAGCCCTTGAATATTGCGACAAATACCTGCCCCATCTCATCCTCCTCGATATCATGATGCCGGAGATGGATGGCTATGAGGTCTGCACCCGGCTGAAGAACAATCCCCGGACCGAGGACATTCCGGTCATCTTCATCACCGCTATGAGTGAAACCGTCAACAAAACCCAAGGGTTCTGCCTGGGGGCGGTAGATTACATCACCAAGCCCTTTCATGCCGCCGAGGTCAAGGCCAGGGTACAGGCCCACCTGGCCATGGCGCTGATGAAGGAACAGCTTCGCTCGCAAAATGCCCTTCTTGAACAGAAGGTGGCGGAAAAAACCGTCGAACTCCGCAATATGCTGCAGGGCATTATCAGCTCAATGGCCCTGATGGTGGAGATTCGCGATCCCTATACCTCGGGCCATCAGCAGCGGGTGGCCCAGCTGGCCTGCGCCATTGCCGCGAAGATGGGTCTGCCGGCGGACAAAATCGAGGGCCTGCGCATCGCCGCCCTTCTCCACGATGTCGGCAAGATCCGCATCCCGGTGTCGATACTTAATCGCACCGGCCAGCTTCTCGACGCCGAGTTGGAGGTCATCAAGATCCACCCGCAGATCAGCTACGACATCCTCAAGAACATCCCCTTCCCCTGGCCCTGTGCCCGCATGGTTCTTGAGCATCATGAACGGCTGGACGGCAAGGGCTATCCGCATGGCCTGAGCAGTGACGAGATTCTTCTTGAATCAAAGATCCTGACGGTTGCCGACGTCGCCGAGGCCAAGAGTTCGTTTCGGCCCTACCGCCCGGCGCTGGGCGTAGAGGCGGCCTTGACCGAGCTGCGCCAGCATCGCGGCAGCCTCTACGACAGCACGGCGGTTGATGCCTGTCTGGAACTGTACGCCGAAGGACCATTTCAGTTCGATCTGCCCCAGCAGGAGGTCATCCGTCGCTGCTCGACACTGCCGCATCACCCCGGCGACCTGGACTGCAACTGA
- a CDS encoding response regulator has translation MHIPNTFRHIRPIAGFVFCLFLLFYPSLAKTETVEESTVKIGVLATRGPEQCLKTWGATADHLTGHIPGKTFVIIPLAHDKIASSVRLGEVDFILTNSSFYVELEQLYGINRIVTLKEMRLGRSYSKYGGVIFSQAARKDVRNFYDLKGKSFMAVAEDSLGGWRMAWRELKEQGIDPTRDFRSLYFGETHDNVVYAVRDGVVDAGTVRTNTLEEMSAEGKIDLKDFFIFPRLHDVDERTPYLCTTREYPDWPMAKVKGTADELAEKVAIALLQMSPDSPAALAAGCAGWTIPLNYQPVMELMMSLRLGPYKDLGKVSIDDILHNYGPWLLVAFIFFCSHAAFTFLVVKLNRRIKASHLSLTREIEMHKKLDQELEQAKQLAEAATLAKSRFLANMSHEIRTPMNGIIAATDLALGENLTPEVEHYLHIVHNSSYALLGIINDILDFSKIEAGQLELKERVFRLDEMFDRVMDVFINQAASKDIELLVDIDASTPRILRGDSLRLQQILTNLIGNAIKFTDPGGIILAGVQHAEPTEGLAAGQVVLRFIVKDTGTGISPEYLPLLFEPFTQGDSSLTRKYEGSGLGLSICKKFVTMMHGSISVDTEIGKGTTFIFTVQLEKADEPPNSRFIFPPDISGLNVLVVDDSRDSREIMAKMLVSLGFRVETVASGPESLQRLEESNDKPPVELVLMDWKMAEMDGIQASRRIREVLHLTMPIIMMTAFAREVHRSTAEQVGINGFLTKPIFQSTLFDAIMDAFGKGGQLKSSAKTSFTTKASMYKKHLKDYKILVVEDNLTNQEVAKAILGGAGIIVTLAGNGEEAVAKAAAETFDAVLMDVQMPKVNGLEATRRIRQLPGCRTLPIIAMTAHALKGDEEKCLEAGMDGYVSKPINQDRLFYTIWHHLLNKKRIAGTADDEYLPEPEDEEPEGLATGEDAGTKPDGAAPPPPLAIPGIDVGAVLQSTGLHWQTFQDILDGFCRDNSKTVASLQEALDVQDRQALQHLAHSLKGSAGNIGAGELREAADALERGCETHPPAANIAELCLELQNELTRLLGVLEGMGRSPQEAAPEEVRPPGTTADITVLLTHLTEAIDHADPEMIQRITTEVVSELTRHKNINRELPKALETETQRYDYDQALRTIGQIEKALKENA, from the coding sequence ATGCACATACCAAATACCTTTCGCCATATTAGGCCCATTGCTGGTTTCGTTTTCTGTCTCTTCCTCCTCTTCTATCCCAGCCTCGCAAAAACCGAAACGGTTGAGGAAAGCACCGTAAAAATCGGTGTTCTTGCTACCCGCGGCCCGGAACAATGCCTGAAAACCTGGGGGGCAACTGCCGACCATCTCACCGGCCACATCCCTGGGAAAACCTTTGTTATCATACCCCTGGCCCATGACAAGATTGCCTCCAGCGTCCGTCTCGGGGAAGTCGATTTCATTCTCACCAACTCGTCGTTCTATGTGGAACTGGAACAACTCTACGGCATTAACCGCATCGTCACCTTAAAGGAGATGCGCCTCGGCCGCTCCTATTCGAAATATGGTGGTGTTATCTTCAGCCAAGCTGCCCGCAAGGATGTCAGGAACTTCTACGATCTGAAGGGCAAGTCGTTCATGGCGGTAGCCGAGGATTCGCTGGGTGGCTGGCGAATGGCCTGGCGGGAGCTGAAGGAACAGGGGATCGATCCGACCAGGGATTTCCGGTCCCTGTATTTTGGTGAAACCCACGACAACGTTGTCTATGCCGTTCGCGACGGGGTTGTCGATGCCGGGACGGTTCGCACCAATACCCTGGAGGAGATGAGCGCCGAAGGGAAAATCGACCTCAAGGATTTTTTCATCTTTCCCCGGCTGCACGATGTGGACGAGAGAACACCATATCTCTGCACCACCAGGGAATATCCGGACTGGCCAATGGCCAAAGTCAAGGGAACAGCTGATGAGCTGGCAGAAAAGGTGGCAATCGCCCTTCTGCAGATGAGCCCCGATTCCCCGGCAGCCCTTGCCGCCGGTTGTGCCGGCTGGACCATCCCCCTCAATTACCAGCCGGTAATGGAACTGATGATGTCCCTGCGTCTCGGTCCCTATAAGGATCTGGGCAAGGTCAGTATCGACGATATCCTCCACAATTATGGCCCCTGGCTCCTTGTCGCCTTTATCTTTTTTTGCAGCCACGCGGCCTTCACCTTTCTGGTGGTAAAACTCAACCGGCGGATCAAGGCCTCGCATCTCTCCCTCACAAGGGAAATCGAGATGCACAAAAAGCTCGACCAAGAACTGGAACAGGCCAAGCAGCTGGCGGAGGCCGCGACACTCGCCAAGAGCCGCTTTCTTGCCAACATGAGCCACGAGATCCGCACCCCGATGAACGGCATAATCGCCGCCACCGATCTCGCTCTGGGCGAGAATCTGACGCCGGAGGTGGAACATTACCTGCATATCGTTCATAATTCCTCCTACGCCCTTCTCGGCATCATCAATGATATCCTCGATTTTTCAAAGATCGAGGCGGGCCAGCTGGAACTGAAGGAGCGGGTGTTCAGACTCGATGAGATGTTTGACCGGGTCATGGATGTCTTTATCAATCAGGCGGCCAGCAAGGATATTGAGCTGCTGGTGGATATCGATGCAAGCACACCGCGCATCCTCCGCGGTGATTCCCTGCGCCTGCAACAGATCCTCACCAATCTCATCGGCAACGCCATAAAATTCACCGATCCGGGCGGCATCATTCTCGCCGGTGTTCAACATGCCGAACCAACCGAAGGACTCGCCGCCGGCCAAGTCGTTCTCCGTTTTATCGTCAAAGATACCGGTACCGGCATTTCCCCGGAATACCTGCCGCTGCTTTTCGAACCCTTCACCCAGGGTGACTCGTCCCTCACCAGAAAATACGAGGGTTCCGGCCTGGGCCTGAGCATCTGCAAGAAATTCGTGACAATGATGCACGGCAGCATCAGTGTCGATACCGAAATCGGCAAGGGCACCACCTTTATTTTCACCGTACAGCTGGAGAAGGCCGATGAACCGCCTAATTCGCGGTTTATTTTCCCGCCCGATATCAGCGGCCTGAATGTCCTTGTCGTTGATGACAGCCGGGACAGCCGGGAGATAATGGCGAAAATGCTGGTCTCCCTCGGTTTCAGGGTAGAAACCGTTGCCTCAGGTCCTGAATCCCTGCAGCGACTGGAGGAAAGCAATGACAAACCGCCGGTGGAACTGGTGCTCATGGACTGGAAAATGGCCGAAATGGACGGAATCCAGGCATCGCGGAGGATTCGTGAGGTGTTGCACCTGACCATGCCGATCATAATGATGACCGCCTTTGCCAGAGAGGTACACCGATCGACAGCCGAACAGGTCGGGATAAACGGTTTCCTGACCAAACCGATTTTTCAATCCACCCTGTTTGATGCGATTATGGACGCCTTCGGCAAAGGGGGGCAGCTGAAAAGCAGCGCCAAGACCTCCTTTACCACCAAGGCGTCGATGTATAAAAAGCACTTAAAGGATTATAAGATACTGGTGGTTGAGGATAATCTTACCAATCAGGAGGTGGCCAAGGCAATTCTCGGCGGTGCCGGAATCATCGTCACCCTTGCCGGCAACGGCGAGGAGGCAGTGGCCAAAGCCGCTGCCGAGACCTTCGATGCCGTGCTCATGGACGTGCAGATGCCGAAAGTCAATGGTCTGGAGGCGACCAGAAGGATCCGCCAGCTCCCCGGCTGCCGGACCTTACCGATTATCGCCATGACCGCCCATGCCCTCAAGGGCGATGAGGAAAAATGTCTTGAGGCCGGGATGGATGGCTACGTCTCCAAACCAATCAACCAAGATCGGCTGTTTTATACGATCTGGCACCACCTGCTTAACAAAAAACGGATTGCCGGGACTGCGGACGACGAATACCTTCCTGAACCAGAGGACGAGGAACCAGAGGGCCTTGCCACCGGAGAAGATGCCGGCACAAAACCAGACGGCGCGGCCCCCCCTCCTCCCCTTGCGATCCCAGGTATCGACGTCGGCGCGGTGCTGCAATCCACCGGCCTGCACTGGCAGACGTTTCAAGACATCCTAGACGGTTTTTGCCGCGATAATAGTAAAACGGTTGCAAGCCTTCAGGAGGCCTTGGATGTGCAGGACCGCCAGGCACTACAACACCTCGCCCACAGTCTCAAGGGCAGCGCCGGCAACATCGGCGCCGGGGAACTGCGCGAGGCTGCGGACGCCCTGGAGCGGGGCTGCGAAACCCATCCTCCGGCCGCCAATATCGCCGAGCTTTGTCTGGAACTGCAAAATGAATTGACCCGCCTCCTCGGGGTACTGGAGGGGATGGGTAGATCACCACAGGAGGCGGCGCCCGAAGAAGTGCGACCACCGGGAACAACGGCTGACATCACTGTCCTTCTCACCCATCTCACCGAGGCCATCGACCACGCCGATCCAGAGATGATCCAGAGAATTACAACAGAGGTAGTGAGTGAACTCACTCGCCACAAGAATATTAACCGGGAATTGCCAAAGGCCCTGGAGACGGAAACCCAGCGCTATGATTACGACCAGGCCCTGCGTACCATTGGCCAGATCGAAAAGGCTCTAAAGGAAAACGCATGA
- a CDS encoding TraR/DksA C4-type zinc finger protein yields MLNNEFTETTDHYPSQDDYMNPAQLAYFERKLQQLRQDLLSMSHSAKNELKETGLAAPDLYDVATAQSEINIELEGLKRSRGHIRMIDRALARISDGSYGYCEMTGEQIGLKRLEIQPIATLSVEAQEMVERCERGSRFAKIHMNQAPGIF; encoded by the coding sequence ATGTTGAATAATGAATTCACCGAAACCACCGATCACTACCCGAGCCAGGATGACTATATGAACCCGGCCCAACTGGCGTACTTTGAAAGAAAGCTGCAACAGCTGCGCCAAGACCTGCTGAGCATGTCACACTCGGCGAAAAACGAGCTTAAGGAAACCGGATTGGCAGCCCCCGACCTGTACGATGTCGCCACCGCCCAATCAGAAATAAACATCGAGCTGGAGGGGCTGAAAAGAAGCCGCGGCCATATCCGCATGATCGATCGCGCCTTAGCGAGAATATCCGACGGCAGCTATGGCTACTGCGAGATGACCGGGGAGCAAATCGGTTTGAAACGTTTGGAAATTCAGCCGATTGCCACCCTCAGTGTCGAGGCCCAGGAGATGGTCGAGCGTTGCGAAAGGGGCAGCCGGTTCGCGAAGATCCATATGAACCAAGCTCCCGGTATCTTTTAA
- a CDS encoding substrate-binding domain-containing protein → MATPPEDNGFFGVLSDINLEDYIQLVCTKKSTKAIRVTQAEDKGLIIIHDGRIIFAAQDELLGIDALRTILSWTKGSFREVSVKNMPEPNIAAHEQQAFLAGPAGFSEKKVVTPSPQRTEPAAGDQNRRPSPDRGPQRDTHQPQVAALGKHQDDSKKVIIGNLVMSKKRAILALGAIVPICIILFMLQFINFSDTIPIPAFATTGKTEGGSAATAKQPGLAKVPDPAGGQVIAIAPLVKQEAPKNLPEETVLRLHGSNTIGAKLAPALISGYFTNILKAEKVVQLPGQKENETLVKATFKDGVKVVEIHAHGSTTGFKDLATESCDIGMSSRKIKEKEITELSRFGEMTATTNEHVIALDGIAVIVNKANRLSNLTVQEIADIFSGKITNWSQVGGTAGEITVYARDENSGTYDTFKSIVLDKLELKQGIKRFESNPELSAQVAGDPFGIGFTSLPNINKAKAIAVADSGAKPIFPSFFTVATEDYPIARRLYLYTPTHPKNSHVRDFIEFVHSPEGQEITNKIDLVDMNIKTFFSERPDPGQIANPAKVEEYMKATNDAQRLSLNFRFHSGKFTLDNRSERDLSRVVDFLKDKLDRKIILAGFADNAGDYEANIKLARVRAESVADQLRARGITIGQITSCGQELPVASNASAAGKDKNRRVEVWLR, encoded by the coding sequence ATGGCAACACCCCCGGAAGACAACGGCTTTTTTGGCGTCCTCAGCGATATCAATCTTGAGGACTATATTCAACTGGTCTGCACGAAAAAATCCACCAAGGCGATCCGCGTCACCCAGGCGGAAGATAAAGGCTTGATCATCATCCATGACGGCCGGATCATCTTTGCCGCGCAGGATGAGCTGCTGGGAATCGATGCCCTGCGGACGATCCTTTCCTGGACCAAGGGGTCGTTTCGGGAGGTGAGCGTCAAAAACATGCCCGAGCCAAATATCGCCGCCCACGAACAACAGGCTTTTCTCGCCGGACCTGCAGGTTTTTCCGAGAAAAAGGTCGTGACTCCGTCGCCGCAAAGGACGGAGCCCGCGGCAGGAGACCAAAATCGCCGCCCCTCCCCGGACCGCGGCCCGCAGCGGGACACGCACCAGCCGCAGGTTGCAGCCCTTGGCAAACACCAAGACGACTCAAAAAAGGTGATAATCGGCAACCTGGTGATGTCGAAAAAACGGGCGATACTCGCCCTCGGGGCGATTGTTCCGATCTGCATCATTTTATTCATGCTGCAGTTTATCAACTTCTCCGACACTATCCCGATTCCGGCCTTTGCGACCACCGGCAAAACCGAAGGCGGGTCGGCGGCAACGGCGAAACAACCGGGGCTTGCGAAGGTCCCGGATCCTGCTGGCGGTCAGGTCATCGCCATCGCGCCACTGGTGAAGCAGGAAGCCCCGAAAAACTTGCCGGAAGAAACCGTCCTCCGCCTGCACGGCTCAAACACCATCGGCGCAAAGCTCGCACCCGCCTTGATCAGCGGCTATTTCACCAACATCCTCAAGGCGGAAAAGGTCGTACAACTACCCGGTCAGAAGGAAAACGAGACCCTCGTTAAGGCAACCTTCAAGGATGGAGTCAAGGTCGTGGAGATTCACGCCCATGGCTCGACCACCGGCTTCAAGGATCTGGCCACGGAGAGCTGCGACATCGGCATGTCCTCGCGGAAAATCAAGGAGAAAGAGATCACCGAACTGAGCCGATTCGGAGAGATGACCGCTACCACCAACGAGCATGTCATCGCCCTTGACGGCATCGCCGTTATCGTCAACAAGGCCAACCGGCTGAGCAATCTGACGGTCCAGGAGATAGCCGACATCTTCTCCGGCAAGATCACCAACTGGTCGCAGGTCGGCGGCACGGCGGGTGAGATAACCGTCTACGCCCGGGATGAAAACTCGGGAACCTACGACACCTTCAAGTCGATTGTCCTCGATAAACTGGAGTTGAAACAAGGAATCAAGCGCTTCGAATCGAATCCGGAGCTGTCGGCGCAGGTTGCCGGTGACCCCTTCGGCATCGGTTTCACCAGCCTGCCGAACATCAACAAGGCCAAGGCCATCGCCGTTGCCGACAGCGGTGCCAAACCGATCTTCCCGAGCTTTTTCACCGTCGCCACCGAAGACTACCCGATCGCCAGACGGCTGTATTTATATACCCCGACCCATCCGAAGAACAGCCATGTCAGGGATTTCATTGAGTTTGTCCATTCCCCGGAAGGACAAGAAATCACCAATAAAATCGATCTGGTGGACATGAACATCAAGACCTTCTTCAGCGAAAGGCCGGATCCCGGCCAAATCGCCAACCCCGCCAAGGTCGAGGAGTATATGAAGGCAACCAACGACGCCCAGCGGCTGTCACTGAACTTCCGTTTTCATTCCGGCAAGTTCACTCTCGACAACCGGAGCGAACGGGACCTCAGCCGGGTTGTTGATTTTCTGAAAGATAAACTTGACCGGAAGATCATCCTCGCCGGCTTTGCCGACAACGCCGGGGATTACGAGGCCAACATCAAGCTCGCCCGGGTGCGGGCGGAGAGCGTCGCCGACCAGCTGCGGGCCCGGGGGATCACCATCGGGCAAATCACCAGCTGCGGCCAGGAATTACCGGTAGCCTCGAACGCATCGGCGGCCGGCAAGGACAAGAACCGCAGGGTAGAGGTGTGGCTGCGCTGA